From Providencia sp. R33, a single genomic window includes:
- a CDS encoding vWA domain-containing protein, which translates to MSQLIIPDVALVDNSEQRTPLVLVLDCSGSMYGEPINELNAGLQLLEKELKNDVIAAKRVRILVIQYGGNDQCSIIGDWCDAMDFTAPILEANGTTPTGQAVMVALDEIEAEKQRFRQAGVAYTRPWLFLMSDGAPTDLWEESAQVCRQAQKDQKVAMFPIMVDGASAQVMGEFSIAGLNGVKKLQGLQFKELFLWLSASMQVVSQSTPGGQAQLPSTDSWSTVSV; encoded by the coding sequence ATGAGTCAACTTATCATCCCTGATGTTGCTTTAGTTGATAATAGCGAGCAACGAACACCATTAGTTTTGGTATTAGATTGTTCAGGCAGTATGTATGGTGAGCCGATTAACGAATTAAATGCAGGTTTGCAATTACTCGAAAAAGAACTCAAAAATGATGTGATCGCGGCTAAACGCGTGCGGATACTGGTTATTCAATATGGTGGAAATGACCAATGCTCCATTATCGGGGACTGGTGTGATGCCATGGATTTTACTGCACCTATATTAGAAGCTAATGGTACAACCCCTACAGGGCAAGCCGTCATGGTCGCGCTAGATGAAATTGAAGCAGAAAAACAACGTTTTCGTCAAGCGGGAGTGGCATATACTCGCCCTTGGTTATTTTTAATGTCCGATGGTGCGCCGACAGATTTATGGGAAGAGTCTGCACAAGTTTGCCGCCAGGCGCAAAAAGATCAAAAGGTGGCGATGTTCCCTATTATGGTTGATGGGGCAAGTGCGCAAGTCATGGGCGAATTTAGTATTGCAGGCCTAAATGGCGTGAAAAAACTGCAAGGATTGCAATTTAAAGAACTGTTTTTATGGTTAAGTGCCAGTATGCAAGTGGTTTCCCAATCGACGCCAGGCGGCCAAGCACAACTTCCTTCAACAGATAGCTGGTCAACAGTGTCGGTATAA
- the purT gene encoding formate-dependent phosphoribosylglycinamide formyltransferase has translation MEQLGTALCTSATKVMLLGAGELGKEVAIECQRLGIEVIAVDRYENAPAMHIAHRSHVINMLDGEALKNLVATEKPDFIVPEIEAIATKTLVELEELGQKVVPSANAVFLTMDREGIRRLAAETLGLPTSEYYFVENKPDFIEAAEKIGFPCIVKPVMSSSGKGQSVIRSNADLEKAWNYSQEGGRAGQGRVIVEKMVNFDFEITLLTVSAADGIHFCAPVGHRQEKGDYRESWQPQVMSEKALKKAQEIAAKIVSALGGYGLFGVELFVCGDDIIFNEVSPRPHDTGMVTLISQNLSEFALHVRAFLGLPIGLIRQYGPSASAVILPELHSRNVVFSNIKDALGSDIQLRLFGKPEISGTRRLGVALATADSIESALVMAKKAAATVKVSG, from the coding sequence ATGGAACAGTTAGGTACGGCGCTTTGTACATCTGCAACGAAAGTTATGTTACTGGGTGCGGGAGAACTAGGTAAGGAAGTTGCCATTGAATGCCAACGCTTAGGCATTGAAGTGATTGCGGTAGACCGTTATGAAAATGCACCGGCTATGCACATTGCCCATCGCAGTCATGTCATCAATATGCTTGATGGTGAAGCACTAAAAAATCTGGTTGCGACAGAAAAACCTGATTTTATCGTGCCTGAAATTGAAGCAATAGCCACAAAAACGCTAGTTGAACTTGAAGAGCTGGGGCAGAAAGTTGTCCCTTCTGCAAACGCTGTTTTCTTAACAATGGATAGGGAAGGTATTCGCCGCCTTGCCGCTGAAACATTAGGCTTACCTACATCTGAATATTATTTCGTAGAAAATAAACCCGATTTTATTGAAGCGGCTGAAAAAATTGGTTTCCCGTGTATTGTAAAACCCGTCATGAGTTCATCGGGGAAAGGGCAAAGTGTCATTCGTTCAAATGCGGATTTAGAAAAAGCGTGGAATTATTCCCAAGAAGGTGGTCGTGCAGGGCAAGGCCGTGTCATTGTTGAGAAAATGGTTAACTTTGATTTTGAAATTACACTGCTAACCGTTAGTGCTGCTGATGGGATCCATTTTTGTGCTCCTGTAGGGCACCGCCAAGAAAAAGGTGATTATCGTGAGTCTTGGCAGCCTCAAGTGATGAGCGAAAAAGCGTTGAAAAAGGCTCAAGAGATTGCGGCGAAAATCGTTTCTGCATTAGGTGGTTACGGCTTGTTTGGTGTTGAATTATTTGTTTGTGGAGATGACATTATTTTTAATGAAGTTTCTCCACGCCCTCATGACACAGGAATGGTCACTCTGATTTCACAGAATCTGTCTGAATTTGCCTTACATGTCCGTGCATTCTTAGGACTCCCAATTGGCCTCATTCGCCAATATGGACCAAGCGCTTCAGCGGTTATTCTTCCTGAACTTCATAGCCGAAATGTGGTGTTTTCTAACATTAAAGATGCGTTAGGCTCTGATATTCAATTACGTTTATTTGGAAAACCTGAAATTTCGGGAACTCGGCGTTTAGGGGTTGCATTAGCCACTGCTGATTCCATTGAAAGTGCGCTGGTTATGGCAAAAAAAGCGGCAGCGACAGTGAAGGTGTCTGGTTAG
- a CDS encoding aminoimidazole riboside kinase, whose product MKIWALGDAVIDLIPLENMQYQACAGGAPVNVAAGVARLGHPSGFIGRVGEDTFGHFMQKTLFDLGVDTQSMEFDEEYRTSTVLVSLHENGEREFTFLVSPSADQFLSAKNLPHFGQDILHFCSLALVHPICRASLTEGLIRIKQAGGRLSFDVNIRPQMWEDHEEMHQVVETFAKQADILKLSDDELLWLTGESLLDKAVDKLRDYPAQLKVVTQGSQGCRVLTNEHYLVVSAYLVDSIDTTGAGDAFMAGLLAAIDQHGITNTKDNLMEIISQATACGALATTKKGAITAAPTSEELAEFMKQQPPLHQKQIF is encoded by the coding sequence ATGAAGATCTGGGCATTGGGCGATGCTGTTATTGATTTGATTCCATTAGAAAATATGCAGTATCAAGCTTGTGCTGGAGGCGCACCTGTTAATGTCGCCGCTGGTGTTGCTAGACTTGGTCATCCTAGTGGGTTTATTGGCCGGGTTGGAGAAGATACATTTGGTCATTTTATGCAAAAAACCTTATTTGACCTAGGTGTCGATACTCAATCCATGGAGTTTGATGAAGAATATCGAACAAGTACCGTATTAGTTTCATTACACGAAAATGGTGAACGTGAGTTTACTTTTTTGGTTTCACCTTCAGCAGACCAATTTTTAAGTGCAAAAAACTTACCTCACTTTGGTCAGGATATTTTGCATTTTTGCTCATTGGCGCTTGTCCACCCAATATGTCGAGCATCATTAACAGAAGGGTTAATTCGAATCAAGCAAGCTGGGGGGCGATTAAGTTTTGATGTGAATATTCGACCACAAATGTGGGAAGATCACGAAGAAATGCATCAAGTTGTGGAAACTTTTGCCAAACAAGCTGACATTTTAAAGCTTTCTGATGATGAATTACTTTGGTTAACGGGTGAAAGCCTGCTCGATAAGGCCGTTGACAAATTGCGTGATTACCCTGCGCAACTTAAGGTGGTGACACAAGGTTCTCAAGGGTGCAGGGTATTGACGAATGAGCATTATTTGGTTGTGAGTGCTTATTTAGTCGATAGCATTGATACTACAGGAGCAGGTGATGCTTTTATGGCTGGTTTGTTGGCGGCAATTGATCAGCATGGTATTACCAATACAAAAGACAATTTGATGGAAATTATTTCCCAAGCAACAGCGTGTGGGGCTTTAGCCACGACTAAAAAAGGGGCTATCACGGCAGCGCCAACATCAGAAGAGCTTGCCGAATTTATGAAACAGCAGCCGCCATTACATCAAAAACAGATTTTTTAA
- a CDS encoding glycoside hydrolase family 32 protein has protein sequence MEKQIKRANQAIEKNIKRLNTQFYPHYHLAPQAGWMNDPNGLIYHQGLYHAFYQHHPYSSVWGPMHWGHATSTDMVHWQHQPIALAPSEEYDRDGCFSGSAVSHEGKLYLFYTGHIWLAGENDDSQIQQSQCLAVSDDGIHFVKKGVVLPAPKGYMHFRDPKVWQQDGKWWMVVGARDTLDQGQILLFSSMDLHHWDPNFQVLAKTNDKNVYMWECPDFFSLNDQFIALFSPQGKKAKNFQYRNLYQNGYLIGHWSPNSSYKITQPFTELDFGQDFYAPQTFLAKDGRRIAIAWMDMWESHMPSNKHGWSGCFTLPRELTLSKQGKIIAKPIRELKELRQSAVHFPEICLQKNTTLLLNEHATYCEIELIWDLTQSTSSEKFGFWIGNGLQFYIDNQSQQLTLMRHYPEYIISDSRHAPLPQAEQLKIHAFIDQSCLEVFINEGEINFSCRIYPEQLQRKLQLFTINQSAHLKEATYWPLNKAIE, from the coding sequence ATGGAAAAACAGATTAAACGAGCAAACCAAGCTATTGAAAAAAACATAAAACGACTAAATACCCAGTTTTATCCGCACTACCATTTAGCTCCACAAGCAGGTTGGATGAATGATCCTAACGGCCTAATCTATCATCAAGGCCTATACCACGCTTTTTACCAACATCACCCCTACAGTTCAGTATGGGGGCCTATGCATTGGGGCCATGCAACAAGCACTGACATGGTGCATTGGCAACACCAACCGATAGCGCTTGCGCCGAGTGAGGAATATGACCGAGATGGCTGTTTTTCAGGTTCTGCAGTCAGCCACGAAGGTAAGCTATATTTATTTTACACAGGGCATATTTGGTTAGCAGGTGAAAACGATGATAGCCAAATCCAACAATCGCAGTGCTTAGCGGTGAGTGATGATGGTATTCATTTCGTGAAGAAGGGGGTTGTTCTCCCTGCACCTAAAGGATACATGCATTTTCGCGATCCAAAAGTATGGCAACAAGATGGCAAATGGTGGATGGTTGTTGGTGCAAGAGACACATTAGACCAAGGGCAAATTTTGTTATTTAGCTCGATGGATTTACACCATTGGGATCCTAATTTTCAAGTGCTCGCTAAAACAAATGACAAAAATGTCTACATGTGGGAATGCCCTGATTTCTTTTCACTCAATGACCAATTTATTGCTTTATTTTCACCCCAAGGAAAAAAAGCAAAGAATTTCCAATACCGAAATCTCTATCAAAATGGTTACCTTATTGGGCATTGGTCACCCAATTCATCTTATAAGATTACCCAACCCTTTACTGAATTAGATTTTGGGCAAGATTTTTATGCACCCCAGACTTTCTTAGCAAAAGATGGCCGCCGCATTGCTATCGCTTGGATGGATATGTGGGAAAGTCATATGCCTTCAAATAAACATGGATGGTCGGGCTGTTTTACGCTCCCAAGGGAACTTACCTTATCAAAACAAGGTAAAATCATTGCAAAACCCATTCGTGAATTAAAGGAATTACGACAGTCAGCGGTTCATTTTCCAGAAATTTGTCTGCAGAAAAACACCACACTTTTACTGAATGAACATGCAACTTATTGTGAAATTGAATTAATTTGGGACTTAACACAAAGCACTTCGTCTGAAAAATTTGGTTTTTGGATTGGAAATGGGCTGCAATTCTATATTGATAATCAAAGCCAACAATTAACATTAATGCGGCACTACCCTGAATATATTATCAGTGACAGTCGTCATGCTCCTTTACCACAAGCCGAGCAACTCAAAATTCATGCCTTTATTGACCAGTCTTGCCTCGAAGTTTTTATCAATGAAGGTGAAATAAATTTTAGTTGCCGCATCTATCCAGAGCAGCTGCAGAGAAAACTGCAACTATTTACAATAAACCAGTCAGCGCACTTGAAAGAAGCCACTTATTGGCCATTGAATAAGGCGATTGAATAA
- the rarD gene encoding EamA family transporter RarD, with protein sequence MLLRSGVALAIFSYILWGITPLFYRLLPEAEPLELLAQRLIWSIPLLFLIRLVIKNKTIWKQVWTDKKSIILCLFSSSVMAISWTTFTYALTHGQVLAASLGYFINPLFSILLGVVFLRERLVFAEKMAVTFILAGVGYQIWQYGELPVLALVMGSAFAVYGLIRKFIRFDVITSLFLEALWLLPVAIGITWWLSSKGLSAVEAGDWQLRALYMLAAPVTIIPLLFFTAAIKRTSLTVIGLAQYIEPTIQFLLAVFLFNELFDWVKGISFSLIWIGLLFCILALLHKQYAKFSQKEPFITGRDNSL encoded by the coding sequence ATGTTGTTGCGTTCAGGTGTGGCTCTGGCTATTTTTTCCTATATTTTATGGGGGATAACCCCTTTATTTTATCGACTACTGCCTGAAGCTGAACCGCTAGAACTACTTGCACAACGCCTCATCTGGTCTATTCCATTGCTATTTTTAATCCGCTTAGTGATTAAAAACAAAACAATATGGAAACAAGTGTGGACTGATAAAAAGTCTATTATTCTTTGTCTTTTTAGTTCATCGGTGATGGCTATTTCTTGGACCACCTTTACTTATGCATTGACTCATGGGCAAGTGTTAGCCGCAAGTTTAGGTTATTTCATTAATCCATTATTCTCTATTTTACTGGGAGTTGTTTTTTTACGTGAAAGATTAGTTTTTGCGGAAAAAATGGCTGTTACTTTTATTTTGGCTGGGGTGGGTTATCAAATCTGGCAGTATGGTGAATTACCTGTTTTAGCATTAGTGATGGGAAGTGCCTTTGCTGTATATGGATTGATCCGTAAGTTTATTCGGTTTGATGTTATTACATCACTATTTTTAGAAGCATTGTGGTTGTTACCTGTCGCAATAGGAATTACTTGGTGGTTATCGTCAAAAGGATTGAGCGCAGTGGAGGCGGGGGATTGGCAGCTTCGCGCTTTGTACATGTTAGCAGCGCCAGTGACGATTATTCCATTACTATTCTTTACTGCGGCGATTAAGCGGACATCACTTACAGTTATTGGTTTGGCTCAGTATATAGAGCCGACAATTCAATTTTTACTTGCCGTATTCTTATTTAATGAATTGTTTGATTGGGTCAAGGGGATCAGTTTTTCATTAATCTGGATTGGTTTGCTATTTTGTATTTTAGCATTACTGCATAAGCAATATGCTAAGTTTTCCCAGAAAGAGCCTTTTATTACAGGGCGTGATAACTCCCTTTAA
- a CDS encoding PP2C family serine/threonine-protein phosphatase, producing the protein MSWSIYCASVQGRAHQENNQPCQDAWSVEHTANGLAACVCDGAGSARYSDIGSRYVSRLFVQRISEFGDVDYLTIEEIQPVILRTLKSIREQLLSLANDKNGELKDFACTLVAAWIGKRQGFLFHLGDGAAIASYQQDDQLIDKVSVPENGEYANQTWFLTSTDWQEHLRITPITAKIERVILMSDGVQPFAMNKQCDALYLPFIEPVTRFLQQNDQQTGSEALKGTLDDPRTYSITGDDKTLFVAFREM; encoded by the coding sequence ATGAGTTGGTCAATTTATTGCGCATCAGTTCAAGGGCGCGCGCATCAGGAAAATAATCAGCCTTGCCAAGATGCGTGGTCTGTGGAGCACACCGCAAATGGCTTAGCCGCTTGTGTATGTGATGGCGCAGGCTCTGCGCGTTATAGTGATATTGGCTCTCGTTATGTTTCAAGGTTATTTGTTCAGCGGATATCTGAGTTTGGTGATGTTGACTATTTAACTATAGAAGAAATACAACCGGTTATTCTTCGTACACTGAAGTCTATTCGCGAACAACTGCTTTCCCTTGCAAATGATAAGAATGGGGAATTAAAGGATTTCGCGTGTACCCTTGTTGCTGCATGGATTGGCAAACGCCAAGGTTTTCTTTTTCATTTAGGTGACGGTGCTGCCATTGCTTCTTATCAACAAGATGACCAGCTTATTGATAAGGTTTCGGTACCAGAAAATGGGGAATATGCCAACCAAACGTGGTTTTTAACCTCCACTGATTGGCAGGAACATTTACGTATTACACCTATCACCGCAAAAATAGAGCGGGTCATTTTAATGTCTGATGGCGTACAGCCTTTTGCTATGAATAAGCAATGTGATGCGCTTTATCTCCCGTTTATTGAACCAGTGACTCGATTTTTACAGCAAAATGATCAGCAGACGGGCAGTGAAGCATTAAAAGGAACGCTTGATGACCCTCGGACGTATTCCATTACAGGGGATGATAAAACCTTATTTGTGGCATTTAGGGAAATGTAA